In Lysobacter lycopersici, a genomic segment contains:
- the rpmB gene encoding 50S ribosomal protein L28, translating into MSRECQVTGKRVATGNNVSHANNKTRRRFLPNLHERRFWVASENRWVKLRVSTKALRTIDKNGIDAVLADLRKQGEKV; encoded by the coding sequence ATGTCCCGTGAATGCCAAGTCACCGGCAAGCGCGTCGCGACCGGCAACAACGTGTCGCACGCCAACAACAAGACCCGCCGCCGCTTCCTCCCCAACCTGCACGAACGCCGCTTCTGGGTGGCTTCCGAGAACCGCTGGGTGAAGCTGCGCGTTTCCACCAAGGCCCTGCGCACCATCGACAAGAACGGCATCGACGCCGTCCTGGCCGACCTGCGCAAGCAGGGCGAGAAGGTCTGA
- the rpmG gene encoding 50S ribosomal protein L33 → MASKRDKIRLISSANTGHFYTTDKNKKNTPNKMEVKKYDPVVRKHVIYKEGKIK, encoded by the coding sequence ATGGCTTCCAAGCGCGACAAGATCCGCCTGATCTCCTCGGCCAACACCGGCCACTTCTACACCACCGACAAGAACAAGAAGAACACGCCGAACAAGATGGAGGTCAAGAAGTACGACCCCGTCGTCCGGAAACACGTGATCTACAAGGAAGGCAAGATCAAGTGA